Part of the Vigna unguiculata cultivar IT97K-499-35 chromosome 3, ASM411807v1, whole genome shotgun sequence genome, ACCTAACGctttatataaaattgattagCAAAGTATTGAACACTTtatataaaggaaaaaaataaatgaataatggtttgataattattttttgtataactaattaataaccattttataataatttacatatattataaatataataataataatacattttttataaataatgaagAAAGTAGCCATTTCTCAAAATGAAATCATTTTAGatttgtcttattattattagaggAAAGTCCTTGCTAGCTAAGTAAGTTGGTTATGATTAAGGAGGAAGTAAAAGGTCCTGAAGACTGAAGCAGTGAGAGCAAGCAACCGTCTTCACCATAGTTTCATACCAAAATGCGATCCTCAACTATGCGATGCTTCACCATCTTCACTCTGTTACTTCTCCTTTCGCAGGGACACGCAACCACCCATAAACTtctctcttctccattttcaaccGCTCTCGAAACCCTCCAAAAACAACTCGGGTAAACCCTTTCCCTTTTCTCTCACAATCTGTGTTCAAGTATTgctcaagtttttttttctgcGCCAGCTACACCTTCAAGAGCATTGATCTTCTCCGTCGCGCCATGACCCACGCCTCCTTCTCCGAAGAAAACAACAAAGCTTTCGCCATTCTGGGCGCCACCGTCATCGAAACTTCTGTCTCTTTCCACTTACTATCTAAAGACGTTGATATTTCTCCTAAAGAGCTTAACCGTCGAGTGTCCCAAATCACCAACGTCGACTCTTCCTGCGCCGTCGACGGAACTCGATTAGGGTTGCAGAAGATCGTTCGCGTCTCGCCCAAAACCAATTCCTCCGCCCCTGCCGTCGTTTGCGGCGCGTTTCGAGCAATATTCGCTGCCATTTCTATTGACACCGGCAAGTCCGATGATGCAGGTAACGTCTTCTGGAACCTTCATGGCGGCGACCTAGGATCTGCCGTGGCTCTTTGAACTAagtttagttttcaatttttctttatgGTTGTGTTTGCTGCTCAAGATACTTCATAGTGACTTGTGTGTTGGTTGTTTATAGCTTCTTTTTAAGGCAATCTACTTACTTTTATTAGCAGTGCTGGACCACTACTTATATTGTGATGCAGCGAATGATAATCTAGTGTGAGGCCATAACTAATTGCTTGTTAACTGAATGAATTATGGAGCTAGCTAtgtagctttttttttttg contains:
- the LOC114176469 gene encoding protein NUCLEAR FUSION DEFECTIVE 2, with the translated sequence MRSSTMRCFTIFTLLLLLSQGHATTHKLLSSPFSTALETLQKQLGYTFKSIDLLRRAMTHASFSEENNKAFAILGATVIETSVSFHLLSKDVDISPKELNRRVSQITNVDSSCAVDGTRLGLQKIVRVSPKTNSSAPAVVCGAFRAIFAAISIDTGKSDDAGNVFWNLHGGDLGSAVAL